ATGGGTCGGGCTGACGCTTGCCAGAACGGGGATGTCACCAGGCAGCTGGTGGCCTGTATTCGTTGCTGTTGAATCAGCTCGACAATCGCTCCCGACACCCGGGGGTGCATACCATAATCATCAGCGCACAGGGTCACTTGTTTCATAGGGTGCGTCATCGGAATGCCCAATATTTGCTGAGAGTAAAGGTGATGACAGGAATCGTAACCAGGACAATAAAACTGGCTGCCATATAATGCAGAGGTGTATACAGCACCAGCAATGTGTATAACGCCTGGTTAAGGATAAAGCTGCAAAGCAACTGGATCATCAAGTACCGCAGGGCCGTATTGTGGTCATGGGACTTATGGTTAAATGTCCACAGACTCTGGCCTGTAAAACTGACAATAAAGGCACCAATAAAGGCCAGGGCATTAGCGATAACAGGGTCAAGGGCAAGAAAGTTAACCATCAGCCACAGAGAAGAGAGGTGGACCAGCGCTGCCAGTCCTCCGACCACGATAAACTTGATAATTTGCATAAATTACTGTTTTTTATTAAAGCCGAGCTGACGTTGAATCAGGTATTTCGGTCTTTGTTTGACTTCGTTAAATATCCCCGAGATGTATTCACCCAGCACCCAGAGAGACAGTAACTGTATGCCTCCGATAAAGGTGATGGCAACAACAACCGTTGGCCAGCCAGGCAAAGGTGCACCGAGGAACAGGGTTTTAAATATGATGAAAAATGCATAAAGCATCGAAACCATGGAAATCAGCAGTCCCAGTCCGCCGACAATACGCAGGGGCAGGGTGGTAAACGCCGTAATGCCCGAAATAGCCAGACTGGTCAGTTTCGCAAAGCCCCAGCCGGATTCTCCCGCCTTACGATCCTGAACCTCAAACGGCAGTCCTATGGTTTTATAGCCAACCCAGGCGTAGATACCTTTCATAAAACGGTTGCGTTCAGGCATGGATTTGAGTGCTTCAACCACCACTCTATCCATCAGGCGGAAGTCACCGGCGTGGGCAGGTACATTGATACCTGTACTATGGTGCATTATCTGATAGAAAAACTGAGCGCCTTTTTTCTTAAGGTAGGATTCGCTGTGACGGCTTTGGCGTACGCCATAAACCATCTGATAGCCCTGACGCCAGTGATCGACAAAAACCGGCAGCATATCCAGCGGGTGCTGGAAGTCAGCATCAATCAGAATAACCGCATCACTCTCCGTTGCGTCAATACCCGCCGTCAGGGCGGTTTCCTTGCCAAAGTTTCGGGACAATTCAATCAGTTTGATATGCTGGCCGTCGCAGTAGTTTTCTACCAGCTGAACGGTGTTATCCTGACTGCCATCATCCACCACGATGATTTCATAGTCTGGCGTGATTTCCTGCAGACGCGCCTGCAATGCCTCAAGAAACTCTGCAATGACCGGTCCTTCGTTAAAAACGGGGACGACGCAGCTTAGGCTGAAGGAAGTGTTGTCGGTCATTAGGGCTCCGGGCAATTCTTTCAATAATTGTTGGTGGCAGATCAATTAAACAGGCATTATAACCGGTTATGGTTATAAACGGTTATTGTTGTAAACCCTGACTATATAGCCCTGTAACCCTTCTATGGCAAGGCTACAGGGTTATCGCCATGTTTTCGGCTTTGAGGTTTGATATGAGAAAGGAAGTGCTTTGGGGCGCAGCTCTGGCAGTGGGCATCGGCGCAATTGTGACGGGACTGTTTCTACTGCCTGATGAGACAAAAGAGTCTGTGACGGAGCTGCCGACAGAAGCCATTATTGAGGATGTCGTGATTTTTCCAGAGCCGGTTGGCGTTGAGCCGGTTTTCCCAGAAGATTATGATTTTGACGCAGACGATAATGCGGGAGCCATTACCCGAATTGTGATTGAAAATGGCACAGGGGATACTGATGAAATTTCAAATATCCTCTCTGAAAAAGTCATTATTGATAATCAGGTGGTGGATAAGTCCGGTAGGCTAGCGCAGTAGTTATCGTTCATTGGTTGCAGATGTTCAGGGATGTAAGTCGGGGGGAGGAGGTCTGATAAGGGAACTTTGAGCGCTATTTCTGCTCAAACCCACTAAATAACACACTCTGATATGGAAATATGGAGTGACAAAGGGAATTGTCAGCTGAAATTTGTTGGCAGAAATTCATACTAATGAAAAGAAAGTGGAATGATGTCATGAATAGAGCTGAGTCTGATGTAAATAATAATACTTGTAATACTTGCTTGATGCCTCTGTCCGAAGAACCTGAGGACATCCCTGGATCAGCTTCATACAAAGGGGTTGTCGTTACCCGTTGTCAGCATACCATGCATGCTAAATGTATTGGTGTATGGCTGGATATGCAATCTGACCACACTTCCGTCGCAAATAGACAATGTAGTTTTTGCAGGCAACCAGCCGTTCCATTATTTGCCCTGAATAGAAATAGCAACGAACCTTGCGAGTTTAAATCTGAATATGGTGAAAAATGGCCTTTATCGGTCTGCAGGCGGGGTAAACTTGATGTCTTGCAGAAAACCTTGCAAGAAAATCCCGGGATGGTCAAACAAACTTTCTATTCCGAGGCGTTGGGAGAAGATACATCTCTGCTCATGTATGCGGCATCAATGGGCTATACCAACATTGCTCAGCTGCTGATCCGTATGGGGGGGGAGGTAAATAAACGGCACAATAACGGCGAAACACCCCTCACTCAGGCTGTAAACAAAGGGCACCACTACCTGGCCAGGGAGCTTATCAGGGCAGGAGGCAAATTTAACATCCTGCTCCCCGAACAATTAGAAACCTTTAAGACAGCGCTCAAAAATAAACACCGATACGTGTTTGACGGGCTAGTTCCTGATGACTCCAATGGAGATGCTCTTAAAAATATGCTGCTGGAAGCTGTAATAAATATTCGTCCCAATGAGGTTCCTATGTTGATGGAAAAAGTGGATCGTGTTGATTTCTCCTATGCGGGAACGGGTGGATACACATCAACACCCCTTCACACAGCGGTTTGGGTGGGTGAAGAAACCACTGTTTCAATACTGGCCCAAAAAGTGAAAAATTTTGATGCGATTGATGGCAGTGGCCGCACGGCCTTGCAGTTGGCGGTCTCGAAAGGCTTTAGTATGGTTCAAATATTCGACAAATTTCCTGCAAACAAGAAGAATCTGACGGGTGCACTGAGGCTTGCTGCCAATAATCCGGATGAACGTATATTTAATCTACTGTTTGAAAAGCTTAAAAAAATCGATGGAGAATATTCTCTGGATTCGGTTATCTTCGAAGCAGCCCGCAGCAATAATATAAAGGTGGTTCAAACTCTTTGCAAAGAGGTTAGTCCGGATACAGTAAATTACGTAGAGCCGCAATATGAGTTCTCCACTCTGACCACGGCGGTATTTGAAAAAAATGTAAAGATCGTTGAGGCGCTTTTGAGTATAAAGGGAAAGGAAGGTGCTAATTTTAACATTCAACAGTCGAGTGGGCAGAGCCAGCGCACAATGCGCCTGGCTTGCCAGAAAGGCAATTTGGAAATAGTTGAACTTCTCGTAAAATCGGGATTCAGCGTTAACAGCCCCTCCGGAACTGATTTTCCTCCACTGTACAATGCGGCTCAATCAGGGAATGTCAGTCTAGTTGACTTTCTGCTTAGAAATGGGGCTGAAATAGACATTCAATGTATTAACGATTCAACTGCCCTGATCTTCTCTGCCCGGCATGGCATTCCCGGTGTGGTTGAACGGCTGCTGAAAGCAGGTGCAAATCACAAATTGCAAACAGCGGACGGTAATACTGCCCTGCATGTCGCCAGTCGGGAAGGTCATCTTGAGGTGGTCGAAAAGCTACTGCGCGCAAATGCGGATCACAGCTTGAAAAATAAAGACGAATGTACTGCCCTGCACCTTGCTGCTGAGAGAGGCCACACTGAGGTGGTTAAATGGTTGCTGGAGGCAGGTGCGGATTGTGAGCTGAAAGACAAAGGCGGTAATACTGCCCTGCACATTGCCAGTGTGAAAGGGAATACTGAAATAGTCGATCAATTGCTGGCAAGGGGAGCAGGTCGTTATCACCGGAATGGAGGTGGGGCTACCGCCCTTGAGCTTGCATGCGCAAGGGGACACAAAGAGGTTATGGAAAAGTTTCAGGATCACGGTAGCTATTTCATGGAAACCTTGGTTTGACTTTTCACTGTGCCCTGAGGGCATACGGAAGCTATCACCAGCCCCTTTAAAACAGGATGTAGGATATTTCTTACAGTAAATGCCGCAATCTGCCTATAGCTGGCGCTGTCCCGCTGTTGTTATCTTGTAAATGCAAGGACAGCACTTATCACAAGGACGTGATACAACCTGCCAGGGATTTGGCGGGTTATTTTTCCCGCCAGCCAACATTGCAAAAGCTTCTTATTTCTGATGAACTTTATGGCGACTGACTGATCGCTGTATTCAAATAATTACTTCAATAAATGGTTTATCGAAAAAGATTTTATGTACCCTCTTATACGTCTATTGACGTCCAGTATTAAAGCCAGATTATCTTCATCCATTTCTATCAATGACCCTTGTGAGACGACTTTCCGTTGTCGCCCATGGGATCTGGACATGTTTATGGAAGTCAATAATGGTCGTATGCTGACTTTGTATGATATTGGCCGGTTCGATTTGTCGATTCGTTGCGGTTTGTCTGGAGTTCTGCGTCGCAACCGGTGGGGGTTTGCGGTGGCGGGCAGCTCTGTGCGTTACCGGCGGCGGGTCAGAATGTTTGACCGGGTCACCCTGCGTACTCAACTGGTTGGGATGGATGACCGATGGAGCTACATTGCCCAGTCTATGTGGGTTAAGGGGCAACCCGTTTCGTCAGTATTGCTGCGCACAACGGTGACCAGTAAAAACGGGAGTGTTCCGACTCAGAAAGTTCTGGAGGAGATGGGGCTGGAGCAATGGCAGACAGAACTGCCTGAATGGGTCAGAGCCTGGACTGACGGGGATGAACAGCGACCCTGGCCACCCGAGCCTTAAGTTGACCAGGCAGAGGCGTCGTTGTTGTGCTATTCCTGCTCGTGATATTCTCTTACTAATCTTGCATTCAATGGGATACTTATGTCGCCACTCATAGAGCCAGAAGTTCTGGCTACGCTGCTCAATGATGAGCGCATTGTCATCATTGATGCCCGTTACAATCTTTCCAAGCCCTTTGCGGGACATGCCCTCTATAACCAGAATCATTTGCCGGGTGCCTTTTATGCCCACCTGGAAGATGATCTTTCAGGTACCATTATTCCCGGTAAAACTGGACGACACCCGCTACCTGAACCTGATGTTTTTGCAGTGCGGGTTCGATTCTGGGGGATAGACGACGATGCTCACGTTGTCGTGTATGACGATGGCAGTCATGCCATGGCAGCAAGAGCCTGGTGGCAGTTACGCTGGATCGGTGTAAAGCATGTCAGTGTTCTTCATGGTGGTTTTAAAGCCTGGCTTGCAGGCCGGTATCCACTGACTTCAGAACGGCCAGAGATTCGCTTTAGTCACTTTATCAGCCATTTGCACGATGAAGAGACCGTCTCAGCACAGGACATACTCAACCAGCTGGATGAACCTCGCTTCAGGCTGGTGGATGCACGTTCCTATGAGCGTTTTGCGGGAGAGTCTGAGCCTATTGATGCCAGAGCCGGTCATATTCCGGGGGCTCTTTGCCATCCGTTTTCAGAGAATATGGATGATGACGGACGGTTTCTTGCAGCCGATAGACTCCGACAGACTTTTAACGCTTTATTACCTTCTGACCTGAAGCCCGTCTTCTATTGTGGCTCAGGCGTTACGGCGTGCCATAATCTTTTGGCTATGGAGTATGCCGGGTTACCGGGAGCGAAGCTTTATCCGGGATCATGGAGTGAATGGATAACCGATGGAACTCGTCCGGTTGCAGTGGTCGATAGACATCAGGGATAAGCATCTCTGATGCCCGTAAGCCTGTCGGACTTATGTTCGACAGGCTTACGGAGGGGTTATTGCCGCAGTGGTGTCAGTTCACGGATTTCTTTTTCACCCGCCAGCTTCATGATGATCTGATCCTGAGTCTGAAAACCGGAAATACACATTTCTACTTCATAATGGTCACGATCGATATTCTTTTCTGCTGAGAAATGACTGATTTTCAACTCATAGCTGGTATCGGAGTGAAGAACCTTTTCCAGGTTGGCAAGGCTGCCTGTGGTGACCAGTCTCAGTTTCAGATAACTCACTGTCTTGTCCTTTTTCGCTCATGGCTGTTGCTGTAAAAATGCTGCTATTCAGGCTTTGTGGCACTGGGCTGCTTTCAGTAACGGCATTTTCTGCTCATGGTTGATGGTTAACTTTGACCTGTTCCCTTGCTGTGAACGTCAGCAAGAGGCTTTTACCTCAAAAAAAATTACCCAAAAAAGTTTACCCAAAAAAGTTTACCCAAAAAAAAGCCCCCGGATCGTTGTTGATGCGGGGGCCTGTGCTTTGCTTTTCAGCTATCCGCAACAGACCCCGCACCGCATAATCATGGTGCGTTTCATTGTGGTTCTGATCATAGATAGAGAGAGAATCATGTTAGGTAAAACTATCTAGCTGAATTCGTTATGTACTATATAACAGCGATTTTCTGCTGTGTAAAGCACGGATTTGAAATGGCTACTTTATCGGTCTTTTTCTGTGCGAATCCGTGAGCCTGTCGGTTTATATTATCATCGATGTTTACTTGTGGAATTGCAGAAATGTTTACGTATAAGGCGCAGCTTTGTTCGTATATCTGTTGTACTATTCCCGGTTGAGTAAGAATAGATTCATGAGAGAAGTGAATGAAGCAGTGGAATATTGACAGCTGGAGAGAGATGCCAGTCATTCAGTTGCCAGAGTATCCGGACAAGGCCCATCTGCAGCAGGTTGAAAATCGCCTGCATAAAATGCCACCCCTGGTGTTTGCGGGTGAGGTGCGGGAATTACGCAAACGACTGGCTCAGGCCACAGAGGGTAATGCCTTCCTGCTGCAAGGCGGGGACTGCGCTGAAAGTTTTCTGGAGTTCAGTGCCGTCAATATCCGTGACACCTTCAAAGTACTGATGCAAATGGCAGTGGTTCTGACCTTCGGTGCCAGTTCGCCAGTGATCAAGGTTGGCCGGGTAGCGGGGCAGTTTGCCAAACCGCGCACATCCGGAACAGAAACCATAAATGGTCTGGAACTGCCTATCTATCGTGGCGATATTATCAACGCCATGGACTTTACGGCGGAGAGTCGCACACCTGACCCGGAACGTATGTTGATGGCCTACCATCAGTCAGCTTCTACCCTGAATCTGCTGCGTGCTTTTGCTCAGGGTGGCCTGGCCTCTCTTGAACAGGTACATGCCTGGAACCTGGATTTTGTGGCGAACAGTCCGCAATCAGAACAATACTCACACCTTGCTGACCGGATTGATGAAGCGCTGGACTTTATGAAAGCCTGTGGCATTACCGCAGAGCATTCAGCTGCTATCAGTGAAACCGATTTTTATACTTCCCATGAGTCCTTGTTGCTGCCTTATGAACAGGCGCTGACTCGTCGGGATAGCCTGACAGGTGACTGGTATGACTGCTCTGCCCACATGCTGTGGATAGGCGACCGCACCCGTCAGGTGGATGGTGCGCACGTTGAATTTGCCAGAGGTATCCATAACCCGATTGGCCTGAAAGCGGGACCCACCCTGCCACCGGAAGATTTAGTTCGTCTGATTGATCTTCTGAACCCGGAGAATGAAGCCGGTCGTCTGAATGTCATTGTGCGTATGGGCGCTGATAACGTTGAGAAAGGGCTACCTGACCTGATTCGGGCTGTTGAGCGCGAGGGTAAAAAAGTGTTGTGGAGCTGTGACCCAATGCACGGCAATACCATCAAGGCTGATAATGGTTATAAAACCCGTGAAGTTTCAAAAATTCTGAGTGAGGTGAAACAGTTCTTTGAAGTCCACCGTGCGGAAGGCACCTATGCGGGTGGTGTCCATTTTGAAATGACAGGCCAGAACGTCACAGAGTGTATTGGTGGAGCCCGTCCGGTAACGGTCGACAGCCTGGGCAACCGCTACCATACCCATTGTGATCCTCGTTTGAATGCAGATCAGGCGCTGGAGCTGGCCTACCTGATTGCAGAAACAATGAAGAATTGTCGCAAATTGAGCAATAAGTGAACAG
Above is a genomic segment from Endozoicomonas euniceicola containing:
- a CDS encoding GtrA family protein — protein: MQIIKFIVVGGLAALVHLSSLWLMVNFLALDPVIANALAFIGAFIVSFTGQSLWTFNHKSHDHNTALRYLMIQLLCSFILNQALYTLLVLYTPLHYMAASFIVLVTIPVITFTLSKYWAFR
- a CDS encoding glycosyltransferase family 2 protein — translated: MTDNTSFSLSCVVPVFNEGPVIAEFLEALQARLQEITPDYEIIVVDDGSQDNTVQLVENYCDGQHIKLIELSRNFGKETALTAGIDATESDAVILIDADFQHPLDMLPVFVDHWRQGYQMVYGVRQSRHSESYLKKKGAQFFYQIMHHSTGINVPAHAGDFRLMDRVVVEALKSMPERNRFMKGIYAWVGYKTIGLPFEVQDRKAGESGWGFAKLTSLAISGITAFTTLPLRIVGGLGLLISMVSMLYAFFIIFKTLFLGAPLPGWPTVVVAITFIGGIQLLSLWVLGEYISGIFNEVKQRPKYLIQRQLGFNKKQ
- a CDS encoding ankyrin repeat domain-containing protein, translating into MSAEICWQKFILMKRKWNDVMNRAESDVNNNTCNTCLMPLSEEPEDIPGSASYKGVVVTRCQHTMHAKCIGVWLDMQSDHTSVANRQCSFCRQPAVPLFALNRNSNEPCEFKSEYGEKWPLSVCRRGKLDVLQKTLQENPGMVKQTFYSEALGEDTSLLMYAASMGYTNIAQLLIRMGGEVNKRHNNGETPLTQAVNKGHHYLARELIRAGGKFNILLPEQLETFKTALKNKHRYVFDGLVPDDSNGDALKNMLLEAVINIRPNEVPMLMEKVDRVDFSYAGTGGYTSTPLHTAVWVGEETTVSILAQKVKNFDAIDGSGRTALQLAVSKGFSMVQIFDKFPANKKNLTGALRLAANNPDERIFNLLFEKLKKIDGEYSLDSVIFEAARSNNIKVVQTLCKEVSPDTVNYVEPQYEFSTLTTAVFEKNVKIVEALLSIKGKEGANFNIQQSSGQSQRTMRLACQKGNLEIVELLVKSGFSVNSPSGTDFPPLYNAAQSGNVSLVDFLLRNGAEIDIQCINDSTALIFSARHGIPGVVERLLKAGANHKLQTADGNTALHVASREGHLEVVEKLLRANADHSLKNKDECTALHLAAERGHTEVVKWLLEAGADCELKDKGGNTALHIASVKGNTEIVDQLLARGAGRYHRNGGGATALELACARGHKEVMEKFQDHGSYFMETLV
- a CDS encoding acyl-CoA thioesterase, giving the protein MYPLIRLLTSSIKARLSSSISINDPCETTFRCRPWDLDMFMEVNNGRMLTLYDIGRFDLSIRCGLSGVLRRNRWGFAVAGSSVRYRRRVRMFDRVTLRTQLVGMDDRWSYIAQSMWVKGQPVSSVLLRTTVTSKNGSVPTQKVLEEMGLEQWQTELPEWVRAWTDGDEQRPWPPEP
- a CDS encoding sulfurtransferase translates to MSPLIEPEVLATLLNDERIVIIDARYNLSKPFAGHALYNQNHLPGAFYAHLEDDLSGTIIPGKTGRHPLPEPDVFAVRVRFWGIDDDAHVVVYDDGSHAMAARAWWQLRWIGVKHVSVLHGGFKAWLAGRYPLTSERPEIRFSHFISHLHDEETVSAQDILNQLDEPRFRLVDARSYERFAGESEPIDARAGHIPGALCHPFSENMDDDGRFLAADRLRQTFNALLPSDLKPVFYCGSGVTACHNLLAMEYAGLPGAKLYPGSWSEWITDGTRPVAVVDRHQG
- a CDS encoding class II 3-deoxy-7-phosphoheptulonate synthase, which encodes MKQWNIDSWREMPVIQLPEYPDKAHLQQVENRLHKMPPLVFAGEVRELRKRLAQATEGNAFLLQGGDCAESFLEFSAVNIRDTFKVLMQMAVVLTFGASSPVIKVGRVAGQFAKPRTSGTETINGLELPIYRGDIINAMDFTAESRTPDPERMLMAYHQSASTLNLLRAFAQGGLASLEQVHAWNLDFVANSPQSEQYSHLADRIDEALDFMKACGITAEHSAAISETDFYTSHESLLLPYEQALTRRDSLTGDWYDCSAHMLWIGDRTRQVDGAHVEFARGIHNPIGLKAGPTLPPEDLVRLIDLLNPENEAGRLNVIVRMGADNVEKGLPDLIRAVEREGKKVLWSCDPMHGNTIKADNGYKTREVSKILSEVKQFFEVHRAEGTYAGGVHFEMTGQNVTECIGGARPVTVDSLGNRYHTHCDPRLNADQALELAYLIAETMKNCRKLSNK